The following proteins come from a genomic window of Winogradskyella sp. PC-19:
- a CDS encoding RelA/SpoT family protein, with translation MTEEAIEKENAAIAKAYKELLKVSYQTLTSEDKKLIRQAFEVAVDAHKDQRRKSGEAYIFHPIAVAKIVAQEIGLDATSIAAALLHDVVEDNPNYTIADMERLFGETVARIVDGLTKISSLKKDMDVSLQAENFRKMLLTLNEDVRVIIIKIADRLHNMQTMDSMRSDKQVKIASETLYIYAPLAHRIGLYNIKTELEDLGLKYTQPQVYNDILSKIEDSKEEQDTYIKDFSKVIKDSLDKEGLKYEIKGRPKSIFSIRRKMVKQGVSFDEVYDKFAVRIIYNSDLKNEKFLAWKIYSIVTDHFTPNPIRLRDWISSPKSTGYEALHITVVGPKSRWVEVQIRSERMNEIAEKGYAAHYKYKNENEKEDSLDLWINRLQETLENNEADAVDFVEQFKLNLYSKEIFVFSPKGDLKSLPKGATPLDFAFSIHTEVGMKTRGAKVNGKLVPLSYELTSGDRVEILTSENAKPNSNWLDYSTTARARSKIKSALNADKKEIGEEGKEILRRKLKQLKITLNEKSVNEMVNHFKLKTSLDLFYRVGLGTIDNSMLKNYASSRSNALVSYFKNKITRKPEPPKYIDKEEVTSKFDMLVFGKEEEKLDYAHAKCCNPIPGDKVFGFLTINDGIKVHKKNCPNAVSLQSNYAYRIMQARWIDSSQQEYTSQIILSGLDDLGLVNDVTKVISSNMHVNMKSLNFSSDDGIFKGKITVVVKNKTMLKKLMENLKKINGIDKVTRV, from the coding sequence ATGACTGAGGAAGCTATCGAAAAAGAAAATGCTGCTATTGCAAAAGCTTACAAAGAATTACTAAAAGTAAGCTATCAGACCTTAACTAGCGAGGACAAAAAACTAATACGCCAAGCTTTTGAGGTTGCTGTTGATGCGCATAAAGACCAAAGACGAAAGTCTGGTGAAGCCTATATTTTTCATCCGATAGCAGTCGCAAAAATTGTCGCTCAAGAGATTGGATTAGATGCTACTAGTATTGCCGCAGCTTTACTACATGATGTTGTAGAAGACAACCCAAATTACACCATCGCAGACATGGAGCGTCTTTTTGGCGAAACCGTAGCTCGTATAGTTGATGGTTTAACTAAAATTTCGTCTTTAAAGAAAGATATGGATGTCTCACTTCAAGCAGAAAATTTTAGAAAAATGCTGCTGACACTTAATGAAGATGTCCGAGTGATTATTATCAAAATTGCTGACCGCTTGCACAACATGCAAACTATGGATTCTATGCGTAGTGATAAGCAGGTAAAAATCGCTTCTGAAACTTTATACATTTATGCGCCTCTAGCCCATCGAATCGGGCTATATAATATAAAAACAGAACTCGAAGATCTGGGCTTAAAATACACACAGCCTCAAGTCTACAATGACATCTTAAGTAAGATTGAAGACAGTAAGGAAGAGCAAGACACTTACATTAAAGACTTCTCAAAAGTCATCAAAGATTCATTGGACAAAGAAGGTCTTAAATACGAAATTAAAGGGCGACCAAAATCAATCTTTAGTATTCGTCGAAAAATGGTAAAACAAGGTGTTTCTTTTGATGAAGTTTATGACAAGTTCGCGGTAAGAATTATTTACAATTCAGATTTAAAAAATGAAAAATTTCTGGCTTGGAAAATATACTCTATAGTAACAGACCACTTTACGCCAAACCCAATACGTCTTCGTGATTGGATTTCGTCTCCTAAATCAACAGGTTATGAAGCACTACATATTACAGTAGTAGGACCAAAAAGCCGTTGGGTCGAGGTGCAAATTCGTAGTGAACGTATGAATGAAATTGCTGAAAAAGGATACGCAGCACATTACAAATATAAAAATGAAAATGAGAAAGAAGACAGCCTTGATTTATGGATAAATCGTCTTCAGGAAACATTAGAAAACAATGAAGCAGATGCTGTAGATTTTGTTGAACAATTTAAACTTAATTTATATTCCAAAGAAATATTTGTCTTTTCGCCAAAAGGTGATTTAAAGTCATTACCAAAAGGCGCAACACCATTAGATTTTGCGTTTAGTATTCATACCGAAGTTGGTATGAAAACTCGTGGCGCCAAAGTCAACGGAAAATTAGTACCTCTTAGTTATGAACTAACTAGTGGTGATCGTGTCGAAATTCTAACTTCTGAAAATGCAAAACCAAACAGTAACTGGTTAGATTACTCTACAACAGCTAGAGCTCGAAGCAAAATAAAATCTGCCTTAAACGCTGATAAAAAAGAAATTGGAGAAGAGGGAAAAGAGATTTTAAGACGAAAATTAAAGCAGCTAAAAATAACATTGAACGAGAAGTCGGTTAATGAAATGGTTAACCATTTTAAACTAAAAACTTCTCTAGATTTATTTTATCGTGTTGGGCTTGGCACTATTGACAATTCAATGCTCAAGAACTATGCATCGTCAAGAAGTAATGCTCTAGTCAGTTATTTTAAAAATAAAATAACAAGAAAACCTGAGCCTCCTAAATATATTGACAAAGAAGAAGTAACGTCTAAATTCGATATGCTAGTCTTTGGTAAAGAAGAAGAGAAATTAGACTATGCTCATGCCAAATGCTGTAATCCAATCCCTGGAGATAAAGTATTTGGATTTTTAACTATAAATGACGGTATTAAAGTTCACAAGAAAAATTGTCCGAATGCTGTAAGTCTTCAGTCTAACTACGCCTATCGTATTATGCAGGCTAGATGGATAGATTCTTCTCAACAAGAGTATACCTCACAGATTATACTTTCAGGTTTAGACGATTTAGGATTAGTTAATGATGTAACCAAAGTTATTTCTTCAAACATGCATGTTAATATGAAAAGTCTTAATTTTTCTAGTGATGATGGGATTTTTAAAGGTAAAATCACAGTAGTTGTAAAGAATAAAACCATGTTGAAGAAACTCATGGAAAATCTCAAAAAAATAAACGGAATAGATAAAGTTACTCGAGTATAA
- a CDS encoding CIA30 family protein, with the protein MKYLIFQVIILITMPQMTLFNFNSESNLSNWRILDDVVMGGRSDGNFKLNEDGHGEFSGDVSLKNNGGFSSVRYNFDTVNSSNFESFQLRIKGDGKPFQFRVKSSYRHRYSYIYTFETTGKWETISIPFNRMEPSFRGYKLNQANFDGEQMEEITFLIGNKKEQSFRLLIDKIILQ; encoded by the coding sequence ATGAAATATCTCATATTTCAAGTTATAATACTAATAACTATGCCGCAAATGACATTATTTAACTTTAACTCTGAGAGCAACTTAAGTAATTGGAGAATCTTAGATGATGTTGTTATGGGTGGACGCTCAGATGGAAATTTTAAGCTCAACGAAGATGGTCATGGGGAATTTTCGGGTGATGTTTCTCTTAAGAACAATGGTGGTTTTTCATCTGTTCGTTACAATTTCGACACAGTAAATTCTTCAAATTTCGAATCATTTCAACTTCGTATTAAAGGAGACGGCAAACCATTTCAGTTTAGAGTTAAAAGTAGCTATAGACATCGGTATTCGTACATCTACACATTTGAAACCACAGGAAAATGGGAAACAATCTCAATACCTTTCAATAGAATGGAACCATCATTTCGAGGTTATAAACTAAACCAAGCTAACTTTGATGGTGAGCAAATGGAAGAAATTACCTTCTTAATAGGGAACAAGAAAGAACAATCGTTTAGACTACTAATTGATAAGATTATTCTGCAGTAA
- a CDS encoding DUF721 domain-containing protein — MAKRNNDNQSIQDVLKEFVSSNNLQNGLDKVDVRDAWSSLMGNGVNNYTTAIELKHDTLYVQLSSSVLREELSYGKEKIIAMLNEAIGKDVITKLVLR, encoded by the coding sequence ATGGCAAAACGCAACAACGATAATCAATCTATACAAGACGTTCTAAAAGAATTTGTCTCTAGCAACAACCTGCAAAATGGTTTAGATAAAGTCGATGTGCGAGATGCTTGGTCTAGCCTTATGGGCAATGGCGTTAATAATTATACAACTGCCATTGAGCTAAAACACGACACACTTTACGTACAACTAAGCTCTAGTGTATTAAGAGAAGAATTAAGTTACGGTAAAGAAAAAATTATTGCGATGCTTAATGAGGCTATCGGTAAGGATGTGATTACGAAATTGGTTTTGAGATAG
- the recF gene encoding DNA replication/repair protein RecF (All proteins in this family for which functions are known are DNA-binding proteins that assist the filamentation of RecA onto DNA for the initiation of recombination or recombinational repair.) → MFLNRLSLVNYKNFESSTFEFDTKINCFVGANGIGKTNALDAIYHLAFGKSYFNPVATQNIKHGEEFFVVDGQFHKNERDEKLIVSLKKGQKKVIKRNGKAYEKFSEHIGFIPLVIISPADRDLISEGSDIRRKFIDSVISQSDKAYLKDLISYNKVLSQRNALLKYFALNNTYNSDTLEVYNEQLKTFGQPVFEKRDAFLKTFIPIFKERYATISNSSEAVNLVYKSDLFATDLAELLKSSLGKDRAIQYTSVGIHKDDLIFQIEGYPIKKFGSQGQQKSFLIALKLAQFDFIKQQSGVPPILLLDDIFDKLDENRVAQIINMVDDEHFGQIFISDTHPERTENVVKQIHQSYKIIKL, encoded by the coding sequence ATGTTTCTTAACCGACTCTCTTTAGTGAATTATAAGAATTTTGAAAGTTCTACTTTCGAATTTGACACTAAAATTAACTGTTTTGTTGGCGCTAATGGTATAGGAAAAACCAATGCCTTAGATGCCATATATCACCTAGCATTTGGTAAAAGTTATTTTAATCCTGTTGCTACCCAAAATATTAAGCACGGCGAAGAGTTTTTTGTTGTAGACGGACAATTTCATAAAAACGAGCGTGACGAAAAATTGATTGTTTCTTTAAAAAAGGGACAGAAAAAAGTTATAAAACGTAATGGTAAAGCTTATGAAAAATTTAGTGAGCACATTGGCTTTATTCCGCTTGTTATTATTTCACCAGCTGACCGAGATTTAATTAGCGAAGGCAGTGATATTAGACGAAAATTTATTGATAGTGTAATTTCTCAGAGCGACAAAGCGTACTTAAAAGATTTAATAAGCTATAACAAAGTATTATCACAGCGTAATGCATTGCTAAAATATTTTGCTCTGAATAATACTTATAATTCAGATACATTAGAAGTTTACAATGAGCAACTAAAAACTTTTGGTCAACCTGTTTTTGAGAAAAGAGATGCATTTTTAAAAACATTTATTCCTATTTTTAAAGAACGTTACGCGACAATCAGTAACAGTAGCGAAGCTGTAAATTTGGTTTATAAAAGTGATTTGTTTGCAACTGATTTAGCTGAATTACTAAAAAGTAGTTTGGGCAAAGACCGAGCTATACAGTATACTAGTGTTGGTATACACAAAGACGATTTGATATTCCAGATTGAAGGTTATCCGATTAAAAAGTTTGGTAGTCAAGGTCAGCAAAAATCGTTTTTAATTGCTTTGAAATTGGCTCAATTCGATTTTATAAAACAGCAAAGCGGCGTACCTCCTATTCTACTATTAGATGATATTTTTGATAAATTAGACGAAAATCGCGTGGCACAAATTATCAATATGGTAGATGATGAACACTTTGGACAAATTTTTATTAGTGATACGCATCCCGAGCGTACCGAAAATGTTGTAAAACAGATCCATCAATCTTATAAAATAATAAAGTTATGA
- a CDS encoding tetratricopeptide repeat protein: MATYKKRGYKPKTQKEKVEAIEEDSTTAEVFNTLDESASKTEEWVIKNQKYIYGIVGVVALVLLAYMGYNKFIAEPNAEEAMNEMAVAQGYFDEALNATEKDSLFTLALEGADGKYGMLDIASEYGGTPAGNLANYYAGTAYLNMNKYDEAIKYLNEFKSDDLMLSAISKGGIGDSFVQLNQLEDGLDYYEKAIKVSANDFTTPLYLKKAAIVAMKLGQNQKALDYLNRIKTEFPTSDDAKNIDVLIGKAEASL; this comes from the coding sequence ATGGCAACATATAAGAAAAGAGGATATAAGCCTAAAACTCAAAAAGAAAAGGTTGAGGCAATAGAAGAAGATTCAACAACAGCTGAGGTATTTAATACCTTAGACGAGTCTGCTTCCAAAACCGAAGAATGGGTTATAAAAAATCAAAAATATATCTATGGTATTGTAGGTGTTGTGGCTTTGGTGCTTTTGGCATATATGGGTTATAATAAATTTATTGCAGAACCAAATGCTGAAGAAGCTATGAATGAGATGGCAGTAGCACAAGGTTATTTTGATGAAGCACTTAATGCTACAGAAAAAGACTCTTTATTCACATTAGCATTAGAAGGTGCTGACGGAAAATATGGAATGTTAGATATTGCTAGCGAATATGGTGGAACACCAGCAGGAAATTTAGCAAACTATTATGCGGGTACTGCATACCTAAATATGAACAAATACGACGAAGCTATTAAATATCTTAACGAGTTTAAAAGTGATGACTTAATGTTATCTGCAATATCTAAAGGTGGAATAGGTGATTCTTTTGTTCAATTAAACCAGCTTGAAGATGGTTTAGACTACTACGAAAAAGCAATCAAAGTTAGCGCTAACGATTTTACAACACCATTGTATTTAAAGAAAGCAGCGATTGTAGCTATGAAGTTAGGTCAGAACCAAAAGGCTTTAGATTACCTAAATCGAATTAAAACGGAATTCCCAACGTCTGATGATGCAAAAAATATAGATGTACTTATCGGAAAAGCAGAAGCAAGCTTATAG
- the ribH gene encoding 6,7-dimethyl-8-ribityllumazine synthase translates to MATENKNLSNYDKATIPNAKNFRFGIVVSEWNDTITEGLYNGAVEALKDCGALDDRITRWNVPGSYELIYGCKKMQSNNVDVVIAIGSVIQGETKHFDFVCDGVTQGIKDLNVLSDIPVIFCVLTDNNMQQSIDRSGGKHGNKGTEAAIAAIKMAQLRKDSRGHGISIGY, encoded by the coding sequence ATGGCTACCGAAAATAAAAATTTATCAAACTACGATAAAGCTACAATCCCAAACGCGAAAAATTTTCGGTTTGGGATTGTTGTTTCAGAATGGAATGATACCATTACAGAAGGGCTCTACAATGGCGCTGTTGAAGCACTAAAAGACTGTGGTGCTCTAGACGATAGGATTACACGTTGGAATGTTCCAGGAAGCTATGAGTTAATTTATGGCTGTAAAAAAATGCAAAGTAATAATGTAGATGTTGTTATAGCTATTGGCTCAGTGATTCAAGGTGAGACTAAGCATTTTGATTTTGTTTGTGATGGCGTTACTCAAGGTATTAAAGACCTTAATGTCTTAAGTGATATTCCTGTTATTTTTTGTGTATTGACGGATAATAATATGCAACAATCTATTGACCGTTCTGGCGGAAAACATGGAAACAAAGGTACTGAAGCCGCTATTGCTGCGATAAAAATGGCACAACTTCGAAAAGATTCTAGAGGTCACGGTATTAGTATAGGCTATTAA
- a CDS encoding riboflavin synthase subunit beta: MGLLKTKKNKRYNYTPRYYKGEGSPYELKHKFDDYRKTINPAKGIKGKFNAAFEDYKDRDEKVNKRVFIIVGILVLIFLFIIDFDLSIFSKG, from the coding sequence ATGGGACTACTTAAAACAAAGAAGAACAAAAGATATAATTATACACCTAGATACTACAAAGGCGAAGGCAGTCCTTATGAATTAAAGCATAAGTTTGACGACTATAGAAAAACTATTAATCCAGCAAAAGGTATAAAAGGTAAATTTAATGCTGCTTTTGAGGATTATAAAGACAGAGACGAAAAGGTCAATAAGCGTGTTTTTATAATTGTGGGTATTCTTGTTTTAATATTCTTGTTTATAATTGACTTTGATTTATCTATTTTCTCTAAAGGCTAA
- the mutL gene encoding DNA mismatch repair endonuclease MutL, with the protein MSDIIQLLPDHVANQIAAGEVVQRPASVVKELLENAIDANASEIKLILKEAGKTLVQVIDNGKGMSTTDARLSFERHATSKIKSAEDLFQLNTKGFRGEALASIAAIAHVELKTKQENDELGTAILIEGSAVKSQDVTVTPKGTSVSVKNLFFNIPARRNFLKSNTVELRHVTDEFHRVALAHPNIGFSMYHNGSEMFSLQASNYRQRVVNIFGTKTNEKLVPVEEATEVLTVSGFVGKPEFSKKTKSEQFFFVNNRFVKSPYLNHAINAAFEGLLKDGYHPSYFLNLTVDPKTIDINIHPTKTEIKFDDEHTLYAILRSSVKHSLGQFNIAPVLDFNSDANLDTPYNYKDKAGRTPTIEVDSTFNPFAGEQSASLNTDGQNRQTYSKTPAANWEGLYVGLESKSNTSQNDFSEVTFETEAKTSSIFKSDEVAQTKTTYQLRQKYVVSTIKSGMLIIDQNRAHQRILYENLLKQLTSKEATTQQLLFPLQLNFSTSDFEIIKELRTDLEFAGFVFSEEEKERLAITGVPVGVPESEVSIVLEQLISDVENDVPDQNFSASDLLAKSMAKSLALKTGQALNEEEQEHLVNSLFACKEPSVSPTNKTTFITLGVDDIEKKFM; encoded by the coding sequence ATGTCAGATATTATTCAACTATTGCCAGACCATGTGGCGAATCAGATTGCAGCTGGTGAAGTCGTACAACGACCGGCTTCAGTTGTAAAAGAATTATTAGAAAATGCAATTGATGCAAATGCATCAGAAATAAAATTGATTCTCAAAGAAGCTGGTAAAACTCTTGTTCAAGTTATAGATAACGGAAAAGGCATGAGTACTACCGACGCGCGTTTATCTTTTGAGCGTCATGCGACTTCTAAAATTAAATCTGCTGAAGATTTATTTCAGTTAAATACTAAAGGATTTAGAGGCGAAGCTTTAGCAAGTATTGCTGCTATTGCCCATGTAGAACTAAAAACTAAGCAAGAGAATGATGAGTTAGGTACTGCAATCCTAATTGAAGGTAGTGCTGTAAAATCCCAAGACGTAACGGTTACTCCAAAAGGAACATCTGTTTCTGTAAAAAATTTATTCTTCAATATTCCTGCAAGACGAAACTTTTTAAAATCAAACACTGTTGAGTTGCGACATGTGACTGATGAGTTTCATCGTGTAGCATTAGCACATCCAAATATTGGATTTTCGATGTATCATAATGGTAGTGAGATGTTCAGTTTACAAGCCAGTAATTATCGTCAGCGTGTTGTTAATATTTTTGGGACTAAAACAAACGAAAAATTAGTTCCTGTAGAAGAAGCAACAGAAGTGTTGACCGTCTCTGGATTTGTAGGTAAACCTGAGTTTTCTAAAAAGACCAAGTCAGAACAGTTCTTCTTTGTGAATAATAGATTTGTAAAAAGCCCATATCTCAATCATGCCATTAATGCTGCATTTGAAGGTTTATTGAAAGACGGTTATCATCCAAGTTATTTCTTGAATTTAACTGTAGATCCTAAAACCATAGATATAAATATTCATCCTACAAAAACTGAAATTAAATTTGATGACGAGCATACGCTTTACGCTATTTTGCGTTCGTCGGTTAAGCATAGTTTGGGACAATTTAATATTGCTCCGGTTTTAGATTTTAATAGCGATGCTAATTTAGATACACCATATAACTATAAAGATAAAGCTGGTCGTACACCAACTATTGAAGTAGATAGTACATTTAATCCCTTTGCAGGTGAGCAAAGCGCTTCATTAAATACTGATGGACAAAATAGACAGACGTATTCAAAAACGCCAGCAGCAAATTGGGAAGGTTTATATGTAGGTTTAGAATCAAAGTCAAATACATCTCAAAATGATTTTTCTGAAGTTACCTTTGAAACTGAAGCAAAGACGTCATCAATTTTTAAATCAGATGAGGTTGCTCAGACCAAAACAACATATCAGTTAAGACAAAAATACGTAGTAAGTACTATAAAATCTGGCATGCTTATTATAGATCAAAATCGTGCGCATCAACGTATTTTGTATGAAAATTTACTGAAACAATTAACTTCCAAAGAGGCAACTACGCAACAATTATTATTTCCTTTGCAGTTAAATTTTTCAACTTCGGATTTCGAAATTATAAAAGAATTAAGAACGGATTTAGAATTCGCTGGTTTTGTTTTTTCAGAAGAAGAAAAAGAGCGACTTGCAATCACCGGAGTTCCTGTTGGAGTTCCAGAAAGTGAAGTATCTATTGTATTGGAGCAACTTATCAGTGATGTCGAAAATGATGTGCCAGACCAAAATTTTAGTGCATCAGATTTATTAGCAAAATCAATGGCAAAAAGCCTAGCCCTAAAAACGGGTCAGGCTTTAAATGAAGAAGAACAAGAGCATTTGGTAAATAGCTTATTTGCTTGTAAAGAACCATCAGTATCACCAACAAATAAAACAACATTTATAACATTAGGTGTTGATGATATTGAAAAGAAATTTATGTAA
- a CDS encoding rhomboid family intramembrane serine protease, with amino-acid sequence MRFQITDAVKHLIIINVIMFIGTVSIGNGQSFYEWFALYFPENSAFKPWQIVTHMFMHGGGSMANFSIAHIGFNMFALWMFGTSVERQIGAKKFLFVYFSAGIGAVLFQLGYYYFSYLPNYNDLMNLGISPEYLQSMFDTNKIPNSLSEEQAIKVITLGESYFASMVGASGCIMGVLAAFGMMNPNAELMLIFLPIPVKAKYFIPGIILLDVISAITGQSFFSPSNTAYMAHVGGAIVGFLIMWYWKKNSMNKYRWDK; translated from the coding sequence ATGAGATTTCAAATTACAGACGCTGTAAAGCATTTGATTATTATAAACGTTATTATGTTTATAGGTACTGTTTCTATCGGAAACGGCCAATCCTTTTATGAATGGTTTGCTTTATATTTTCCTGAAAACAGTGCTTTTAAGCCTTGGCAAATTGTTACACACATGTTTATGCATGGAGGTGGTAGTATGGCTAATTTCAGTATAGCTCATATTGGATTTAATATGTTTGCTTTATGGATGTTTGGTACTTCTGTAGAGCGTCAAATAGGCGCAAAAAAGTTTTTGTTTGTTTATTTTTCAGCTGGAATTGGGGCAGTTTTATTTCAGTTAGGGTATTATTATTTTAGTTACCTGCCTAATTATAATGATTTAATGAATTTAGGTATTTCCCCGGAATATTTACAAAGCATGTTTGATACAAATAAAATTCCAAATTCATTATCGGAAGAGCAAGCAATAAAAGTTATAACATTGGGTGAAAGCTATTTTGCTTCTATGGTTGGTGCATCAGGTTGTATTATGGGTGTTTTAGCAGCTTTTGGGATGATGAATCCAAACGCAGAATTGATGCTTATATTCTTACCGATTCCTGTAAAAGCCAAATATTTTATACCAGGTATTATTTTATTAGATGTTATTTCTGCGATTACTGGACAATCTTTTTTCAGTCCAAGTAATACAGCTTACATGGCACATGTCGGTGGTGCGATTGTTGGTTTTTTAATCATGTGGTACTGGAAAAAGAATAGTATGAATAAATACCGTTGGGATAAGTAA
- a CDS encoding rhomboid family protein, producing the protein MNIIENLKYKFNNLDVFGKIIAVNVIVHIITFLLDVFKLSGILSFFRLPSGFSDFLWQPWSLITYGFLHADIWHLFFNMLMLFYLTRVTGNLFRHKMVLNIFFLGIICGGLLYLGIANLWPTNFFGASRGILVGASAGISALLLFVGVYMPDSTIRLFNTFTVKWKHIALFFIVIDVGRVLMGINQGGYLAHLGGYLLGFYYAKKLQDGTDIGKGFERLADSFMSLFKPKSTLETVHRKKSTSKTKSAPRNKSNTSALDKQKQVDAILDKISKSGYDSLTKKEKEFLFKAGK; encoded by the coding sequence ATGAACATTATTGAAAATTTAAAATATAAGTTTAATAACCTAGACGTCTTCGGTAAAATTATTGCCGTAAACGTGATTGTCCATATTATTACTTTTTTATTGGACGTATTCAAATTAAGCGGAATTTTAAGTTTTTTTAGATTACCTTCTGGGTTTAGTGACTTTTTGTGGCAGCCTTGGTCATTAATAACCTATGGTTTTTTGCATGCTGATATTTGGCATTTATTTTTTAATATGCTTATGTTATTTTATTTAACAAGAGTTACCGGAAATTTATTCCGTCATAAAATGGTCCTTAATATTTTTTTCTTAGGAATTATATGTGGTGGATTATTGTATTTAGGAATTGCTAATCTATGGCCCACTAATTTTTTTGGTGCTAGTAGAGGTATTTTAGTTGGTGCATCTGCAGGTATTTCAGCATTATTACTTTTTGTTGGTGTGTACATGCCGGATTCTACAATTAGACTATTCAATACCTTTACAGTAAAGTGGAAACATATTGCCTTGTTTTTTATAGTTATTGATGTAGGTCGTGTGCTAATGGGTATTAATCAAGGTGGATACTTAGCACATTTAGGAGGCTACTTACTAGGCTTTTATTACGCTAAGAAGTTGCAAGATGGTACTGATATCGGAAAAGGATTTGAACGCCTAGCAGATAGTTTTATGAGTTTGTTTAAACCAAAGTCTACATTAGAAACAGTGCATCGTAAAAAAAGTACTTCAAAAACTAAATCGGCTCCACGAAACAAAAGCAACACTTCAGCGTTAGATAAACAGAAGCAAGTCGATGCTATTTTAGATAAAATAAGCAAAAGTGGTTACGACAGTCTTACAAAAAAAGAGAAAGAATTTTTGTTCAAAGCTGGGAAATAA
- a CDS encoding endonuclease/exonuclease/phosphatase family protein, whose translation MKGLKFFSKIIFFVNSLAAFLLLLAYILPYIPPKSFSQLSVLSLAVPVLIIMNILFFLYWLLNVKKQLLLSLVVLLIGFNYIISIYKFTGSKTVEDEANFSVINYNVRLFNLFEWLPNKNVEADILEFLKAENPTIISFQEYRKSETFQLKDYEKFEYVSNGKVKSGQAIFSKFPIVNSGSIEFPNTSNNAIFVDVARKKDTLRVYNVHLQSSKVSTKVSDLQKEGSEELTKRIGEVFQIQQSQAELLITHKSKCPYKLIIMGDFNNTAYSYVYDKIKGSHQDAFLVAGNGFGKTFNFNFIPLRIDFILVDKDFTVNGFKNYDIKLSDHYPIKAVLK comes from the coding sequence ATGAAAGGACTTAAATTTTTTAGCAAAATTATTTTCTTCGTCAATTCCTTGGCTGCCTTCCTTTTATTATTAGCATATATTTTACCTTATATTCCTCCAAAAAGCTTTTCGCAACTTTCTGTATTAAGTCTTGCTGTTCCGGTTTTAATTATAATGAATATTTTGTTCTTTCTATATTGGCTGCTCAATGTAAAAAAGCAATTGTTACTATCGTTGGTAGTTTTATTAATTGGGTTTAATTATATCATTTCAATCTATAAATTTACAGGTTCTAAGACAGTAGAAGACGAGGCTAATTTTTCAGTTATAAATTATAATGTTCGCTTATTTAATTTATTTGAGTGGTTACCCAATAAGAATGTTGAAGCAGATATTTTAGAATTTTTAAAAGCAGAGAACCCAACGATTATTAGCTTTCAAGAATATAGAAAAAGCGAGACTTTTCAGCTTAAAGATTATGAGAAATTTGAATACGTTTCAAATGGAAAAGTAAAAAGTGGACAGGCTATTTTTTCAAAATTTCCTATTGTCAATTCGGGTTCAATAGAGTTTCCTAACACATCTAATAATGCAATTTTCGTTGATGTCGCTAGAAAAAAAGATACTCTGAGGGTTTATAATGTTCATCTACAATCTTCAAAAGTAAGTACTAAGGTTAGTGATTTACAAAAAGAAGGTTCTGAAGAATTAACTAAGCGCATTGGAGAAGTTTTTCAGATACAACAATCTCAAGCAGAACTTTTAATTACTCATAAAAGTAAATGTCCCTACAAGTTAATAATTATGGGTGACTTTAATAATACGGCTTATTCATACGTCTATGATAAAATCAAGGGCAGCCATCAAGATGCTTTTCTTGTTGCTGGTAATGGGTTTGGTAAGACCTTTAACTTTAATTTTATTCCGCTTAGGATAGACTTCATTTTAGTAGATAAGGATTTTACAGTGAATGGTTTTAAAAACTATGATATTAAATTGTCGGATCATTATCCTATAAAAGCAGTATTAAAGTAG